TGCTTCCTCCCACATTGGGCTAGTGGGCTGGGGATCGCGGCCTCAGGcgggctggggatgctgcttgccctgcctctgcctccactAAGCCAGGAGTAAGATGTTGCCATGGATGTGGCTAAATACCGGCTGGCCCCAGCCACCACTGTCCCTCCTGACATCGCCCACCCTGTTCCAGAGCCCTCCTTGGCTGCAGACACCCCGGTGGCAGGGTACTACGGCGTGCCCCTGGAGACCCACCTCAAGAGCTTGGGCCGGGAGATCGCACTGCCCATCGAAGCCTGTGTCATGATACTGCTGGCCTCTGGCATGAGGGAGGAGGTGGGCAGCACTCCTGAACCTCGCCACAGCCACCCTCGCTCCCAAAATGCAGCATGCCTTCCCTCTTCACCCCATCCCCAGGGACTGTTCCGGGTGGGAGCAGGCGCCTCggtgctgaggaagctgaagagcagcttggCCAGCGGCTCCGGTGCCCTGGAGGAGTTTTACTCGGACCCCCACGCTGTGGCTGGTGGGTGACAGTGAGGTGGGAGGGGGGAAACACCCCACCGAGCAGTCCCTGCcatcccccagctccccctctcctcccagGTGCACTGAAATCCTACCTGCgggagctgccccagccttTGATGACCTTCGAGCTCTACGACGAGTGGGTCAAAGTGGCCAGGTGGGTCTGGGCTTTGGGGTGGAAAAGCCTGGTGAGGCTCAAAAAGCCCTCAGTTACTCCCCCCTTCTCCATCCCTCCCGGGGCTCAGAGCAAGGCTGCTCAGACTCCTTTGCCGTGTGGGGAGATATGGGCCCACGCTCAGCAGAAATCCTTGTGCTCCAAAATCTCAGGGAGCAGCagtaaaagaaaagagcagGTACCACAGATACCTGCCTTAGCTGCTCAgtaaaggcagcagcagagcatctCCATTGCCAGGGCTATGGTCTGCACAGCGTGGCCAACACTGGCCTTCCTCCTTTGCACCCTTTATCCTGtccctcactgccacagggagcAGGCTGagctctctgctcctcctccttctctcgTGCAGCCTAAAGGATGTCGACAGCCGTGTGGAGAGCCTGCGAGACACCTGCAGCcgcctgcccagggagagctACAACAATCTGAGGTGTTTTGCAGGGACAGGGCTTCTTCAGCCCCAAGCAATCACTGTGGGCAGCTGAATCCGTACATACCATCCTCTCACCCTCCTTTTACCCCACAGGTACCTGATCAAGTTTTTAGCCAAGCTGGCCGAACACCAGGAGGTGAACAAAATGACTCCCAGCAACATCGCCATCGTGCTGGGCCCCAACCTGCTGTGGCCGCAACCGAGCGTGGGGTATGGCCTGGGGATAagctccccagccctgggcacaaACACCATGGGAAACACTGATCCAGCACACACACCTCTTCCATCCTCCAGTCCCATCCCTCGATCTTGCAGTCCCCGTGTTGCACATCCCCTTGCCAAGCAGGTATCCTCTTAGcaaagcagcagaggagagcCTGAGCCCCACAGCACTCGTGACACGAATGGCCTCCAACAGCACCAAAACCAGGCTTTTCAGGACAGGGAACAAGTCCCACCTCCTGCCCAACCACCCCCCTCAGCCAGGGTGTCTCCCTTTCCGGCTTCCCCCCCTCAACAATGAACAGCAAAAGGGTTAATGTCccgaaaaatgttttctgatacCTCCCCCCACGCCTATCTCTCCAGAGACCCGCTGCAACTGGACTtggcctcagcctcctccatccAGGTGGTGGCTGTGGTGGAAGCCCTCATCCAGAACGCTGACACCCTCTTCCCTGGAGGTAGGGCAAGGCCTCATTCAGGGGTCCCCGGGTGAAAGGGGGAGGGAGGGCCATTCCTCCATCCCCAGGAGGAGGGAAGCAGGGGACTGCTCCAGGTCCTCGCCGTGGGGTCACTGGGCGAAGGTCTGGGTGGGACACGCTTCCTCACCACgtctcctcctttccctccaccCAGAGGTGGATTTCAACGTCTCGGGCATGTTCACGCCGCCTGCAACTGAGGGCCCTGACGAGGTGGCTGCAGTGGAAGCGCTGAGCCCCGAGCCCGCTCCAGCCAGCACACACGCTCTCCCGGATGGAGAGGCGTAAGTGTGGTGGGAGCTGGGGGCTCCAGCTCCCCCAGCTCTCCCCGTGTCCTCCCGCTATCCCACCCCACGCTGGCAGCCGTACCCTCGCAGGGGGACGCGAGACCAGGACCGCCATGCCCAACCAAAGCCTGACTTGCCCCATTTTCTGCGCAGCACCTCGAGGGACAGTGAGGCCGGGTCCCAGCCGGCATGTCCAGAGGTGACCGGCCCGTCTCCCGAAGCTGTGGGGCCGCCGGCTCCCACCACGGCTGACGACACCACCCGCAAAGGTCAGGGTGCTTCAGATGGCACGGTGCTTGGGAAACgatcccctctgctccccagtgccTGCCACCTCCTCTGGTTTGCCAGAGGGTGCTGGGGGTGTCCCTGCCACCAAATGAGAGGAAGGGCCACTAGCCAGGGCGGCGTGGCCAGGATCCAGCCCCTCCTTGCATTCTCCAGCCTCACAGGTGGGACTGTGGGATGGACAAGGTAGATCCTCCATTGTCGGGCTGAACACTCCTCTGTCAAGAGCTGTCAAAGCTCATGGCCCCCTGCGAAAGGAAGAGGGTGAGAAAAGCCCTCAAAACGTGGAACGCGCTTGGGTCTCTAGCATGGGAATGGTGCACGGGGCAGTTTGTCCATCAGCCCGCCCGCCTAATGGGCCAGCACCACAACCCCCTCTACCCTGGGGACAGACCCCGGCGGAGGAGACCCCAGCCCCGCTCCTCTTCCCTTCCAGGCAAGCGCCCGGCTCCAGCCCGCCCCGTGATGCCGCCGCCCGTGGCCCAGCCCCGCAGCACGGCTCCTGCCCCCGCAGCCCCTGAGCACGCAGCCAGCCCCAAGGCCCGGCCGCGACGGCTGGTGGGGGCAGCCGGGCGAGCCCCCTGcgtcccgccgccgctccccccgCAGCCCGCGCGCCGCCACAGCCGGGACGCCCCGCCGTCCCCACGGCCTCCCGCCGGCGCCGCCACGGACTGCGCCCCGGCAGCCGCGGACCAGGGGACGCCGCAGCCCGCCGGAGGAGGGAGCCCCTTGGCCACACCACCACCCGCGGGACAGCCCTCGGAGAACTGAGCGGGGTGGGCGGCACGGGAGCACCGCGGGGCCGGGAGACGGGGTCCGGTGGGCGCTCTGGCAAGGCCAGGGACAACGCCTCAGAGTTGGCACGCTCCTCCATCTTAACCCTCTAGCTTGACCTTACATCTTGACCGAGCGCCAGCTGGAGGCCCTCGCTCTCCCGTCTCCGCagagccttcctcctcctcgctCCGGTCACGGGGCGAGACACCCCCTTGGGACCCCGGGAGCAGGGCGCGGGAGTCTCCCCATACCCCAAGGGCAGGAGGGGCCGAGGGGCAGAGGATCCCAGGCACTGGCCGCAGTTTCTGGGCAGGGTGGCTCCACGGGGCCGACTGCAGGTACGTGCCCACAGCCCCGTGTGCCCCGTTAAACCGCGCTGTCCCGGGACACGCGCGCACACCTGTATCTGAATGTGTATCTGAATGTGCATCTGCAGACATTTTGCAACTGAAGTGGTTAAACAGTTGGTGTCAGTCACAGGTAGGCGTGAGCCCcaggggccagagcccgcccgCCTCGCAGCCTGCAGCGGGCAGCAGGGAACGGGAGCTCCCCGGGCAAGCCAAGGCGGAGGGGGCCGGCGCGGCAGAGCGGGAGCGCGGCGGGGACCGGGCCGAGGGGCAATggcggcgccgccgcccgcaGGCCCCGCCGGCCAGCAGGGggcgccccgccgccgcgccgtCAGCCGCGGGAGGCGGTGTccggggcagccaatgggcgAGCGCGCTCAGGCGGCGGCGCGG
Above is a window of Colius striatus isolate bColStr4 chromosome 1, bColStr4.1.hap1, whole genome shotgun sequence DNA encoding:
- the SH3BP1 gene encoding SH3 domain-binding protein 1; this translates as MMKRQFNRMRQQLSHPSIAGRAQEATELLPEDLLQIEQRIEPAKRAAHSVSKRLQACLQGQCGSEMDKRVKKLPLMALSTTMAESFKELDTESSLGRALEMGCCIQSSLAKILAEFEIALERDVLQPLNKLSEEELPIILKRKKTLQKLISDWNSIKSRLNQAAKSSSNSIGTGTGPGASSAANKLEVLKEEEEEVKRKVEQCKDEYMADLYHFSTKEDSYASYFIKLLEIQAQYHRQSLGSLDSALAELKESHSQTEPSLAADTPVAGYYGVPLETHLKSLGREIALPIEACVMILLASGMREEGLFRVGAGASVLRKLKSSLASGSGALEEFYSDPHAVAGALKSYLRELPQPLMTFELYDEWVKVASLKDVDSRVESLRDTCSRLPRESYNNLRYLIKFLAKLAEHQEVNKMTPSNIAIVLGPNLLWPQPSVGDPLQLDLASASSIQVVAVVEALIQNADTLFPGEVDFNVSGMFTPPATEGPDEVAAVEALSPEPAPASTHALPDGEATSRDSEAGSQPACPEVTGPSPEAVGPPAPTTADDTTRKGKRPAPARPVMPPPVAQPRSTAPAPAAPEHAASPKARPRRLVGAAGRAPCVPPPLPPQPARRHSRDAPPSPRPPAGAATDCAPAAADQGTPQPAGGGSPLATPPPAGQPSEN